From a region of the Candidatus Zymogenaceae bacterium genome:
- a CDS encoding TIGR04190 family B12-binding domain/radical SAM domain protein gives MIQRFVPKADLVLIHPPSTFDYADRKAFLGPISDVVPSTPLFEMYPIGFSSIAEHLSKNGASVRIINLAYLILKRPNMDVRRFLRRLRARAFGISLHWLPHAHGAVTLARMLKEVQPDVPVIFGGYSSTYFHREIISYPFVDFILRGDSTERATLKLVEAIRNGGDFSQVSNLTWKKNGRIIVNDRMIVETHLNDFTNDYRTMFRKAVKYCSPVAMTPIHDWWRYPITMMVTCRGCKNNCAFCGGSNFAMKRFLDRRDVAFRDPERVARDVKDLSQFTTAPIFIVGDLRHASDAYARTIIDRLVEGRVQNHLVLELFNAAPKAYFEALGSLAHVNFEISPETHDDALRKRSGKPYTTQQIEDNITWALENGIEKFDVFFMIGIPGQDEASVMETVEYAGLLMRRFGTRVMPFIAPLAPFLDPGSLAFEHSDRYGYTVLFRTFKKHLEALEKPSWKYMLNYETEHLSRDDIVRVTYEAGRRLNDLKRETGHIDVRTHETVARRIEENVLLMKEVDLLVDTDGNPKGAAAGEKLKKMMITDMSLTAGVICDNEEIKWPVFTSGFRFIRIAHAVIGDIIRRMVRE, from the coding sequence ATGATACAACGATTTGTTCCGAAAGCGGACCTGGTCCTTATCCATCCCCCCAGTACCTTCGATTACGCCGATCGTAAGGCGTTCCTCGGTCCCATCAGCGATGTCGTGCCGTCAACCCCGCTTTTCGAGATGTATCCGATAGGATTTTCGTCCATCGCGGAGCACCTCTCCAAAAACGGCGCCTCCGTCCGTATCATCAATCTGGCCTATCTGATACTTAAGCGGCCGAACATGGATGTGCGGCGGTTCCTGAGACGGCTCAGGGCCCGGGCCTTCGGCATATCCCTTCATTGGCTCCCCCACGCCCACGGGGCCGTGACGCTTGCCCGCATGCTCAAGGAAGTACAGCCTGACGTCCCGGTGATTTTTGGCGGCTACTCCTCCACCTATTTTCACCGTGAAATCATCTCATATCCATTCGTCGATTTTATCCTGAGGGGCGACTCCACCGAGCGGGCGACGCTCAAACTGGTCGAAGCCATCAGAAACGGTGGAGATTTCTCTCAGGTGTCGAACCTCACCTGGAAGAAGAACGGACGAATCATCGTCAACGATCGGATGATCGTGGAGACGCACCTCAACGATTTTACCAACGACTACCGCACCATGTTTCGAAAGGCGGTCAAATACTGCTCGCCCGTCGCCATGACCCCCATACATGACTGGTGGCGTTATCCGATTACCATGATGGTGACCTGCCGGGGGTGTAAAAACAACTGCGCGTTCTGCGGTGGGTCGAACTTCGCCATGAAGCGCTTCCTCGACCGACGGGATGTCGCTTTTCGGGACCCGGAACGGGTGGCGCGGGATGTGAAGGATCTCTCCCAATTTACCACGGCGCCCATCTTTATCGTGGGGGACCTCAGACATGCGTCGGACGCCTACGCCCGGACCATTATTGATCGATTGGTCGAGGGAAGAGTACAAAACCACCTGGTACTGGAGCTGTTCAACGCGGCGCCAAAGGCGTACTTCGAGGCGCTGGGGAGTCTCGCGCATGTGAATTTCGAGATATCGCCGGAGACCCACGACGACGCCCTCAGGAAGCGATCGGGGAAGCCGTATACCACGCAACAAATAGAGGACAACATCACCTGGGCGTTGGAAAACGGCATAGAGAAGTTCGACGTGTTTTTCATGATCGGCATTCCGGGCCAGGACGAGGCGTCGGTGATGGAGACGGTGGAATATGCAGGATTGCTGATGAGACGATTCGGCACGCGGGTGATGCCATTCATCGCGCCGCTGGCGCCTTTCCTCGATCCGGGAAGCCTCGCCTTCGAGCACTCGGACAGGTACGGATATACGGTACTCTTTCGCACGTTTAAAAAACACCTGGAGGCGTTGGAGAAGCCGTCGTGGAAATACATGCTCAATTACGAGACGGAGCATCTCTCCCGAGACGACATCGTCAGGGTCACCTACGAGGCGGGAAGACGGCTCAACGACCTGAAGCGGGAGACGGGCCACATAGACGTGAGAACCCACGAGACGGTGGCCCGGCGCATCGAGGAGAACGTGTTGCTGATGAAAGAGGTGGATCTCTTGGTGGACACGGATGGGAATCCAAAGGGGGCGGCGGCCGGAGAAAAACTGAAGAAGATGATGATAACGGACATGTCCCTCACCGCGGGCGTAATCTGCGACAACGAGGAGATCAAGTGGCCGGTTTTCACCTCGGGATTTCGATTCATCAGGATCGCACACGCCGTGATCGGAGACATAATTCGACGAATGGTGAGGGAATAG
- the cbiQ gene encoding cobalt ECF transporter T component CbiQ, whose protein sequence is MKHHFLDHESEIPSPIRGLNPKTKFIALVGIVFLIVSTSPEDMVKFALYSLLVLVLLFMSNIGPRLYIKRLLVITPFVLVALIAVPFVTPDPNVPPVPLGIWGLSVSRAGLFVLFGVTAKATLAILLMTLLLSSTPFTDLLTGLREMKIPSVMTDTLSFMYHYQFLLIDEMERISRARDARMYGGRWIWHAPIIGYVIGALFLRSLERGERTYLAMKARGYDSSYIMTGTERLTVFDYLFLLLTLPAAAAIRLWGNIL, encoded by the coding sequence ATGAAACACCATTTTCTCGACCACGAAAGCGAGATTCCAAGCCCCATTCGGGGATTGAATCCGAAGACGAAGTTCATCGCTCTCGTCGGTATCGTCTTTTTGATCGTCAGCACCTCGCCGGAGGATATGGTGAAGTTCGCCCTCTACTCTCTTTTGGTCCTGGTGCTGCTTTTCATGTCGAACATCGGCCCGAGGCTTTATATCAAGCGTCTTTTGGTCATCACCCCCTTTGTGCTGGTTGCCCTTATCGCCGTTCCCTTCGTCACTCCGGACCCGAACGTACCGCCGGTCCCCCTCGGCATATGGGGCCTCTCGGTATCCCGTGCGGGGCTTTTCGTGCTCTTCGGCGTGACCGCCAAGGCGACGCTCGCCATCCTGCTGATGACGCTTCTTCTTTCCTCCACCCCCTTCACCGACCTTTTGACGGGGCTCAGGGAGATGAAAATCCCCTCCGTAATGACCGACACCCTCTCGTTCATGTACCACTACCAATTTCTCCTTATCGACGAGATGGAACGCATTTCCCGGGCGAGGGACGCCCGGATGTACGGCGGGAGGTGGATATGGCACGCGCCGATTATCGGCTATGTGATCGGGGCGCTGTTTTTGAGAAGCCTTGAGCGGGGCGAGCGGACCTATCTCGCCATGAAGGCTCGGGGGTATGACAGCAGCTATATCATGACCGGCACCGAGCGCCTCACGGTATTCGACTATCTTTTTCTATTGCTGACACTGCCGGCGGCCGCCGCCATCCGTCTGTGGGGGAATATCCTGTAA
- a CDS encoding ABC transporter ATP-binding protein yields the protein MNATPAIDIKDVFYTYPDGSEALRGVSLRIDPGESVAVMGANGAGKSTLILTLPGLVEASGTITVSGIRLSRKTARDIRKKIGIVFQNPEDQLFCPTVFDDVAFGPKNMGLDDDAVNLLVTSALSSMMLDGFDHRSAHHLSFGEKKRAAIATILSMEPDIIVFDEPTANLDPEGVFELKRIIRSIEKTKLIVTHDITLAAALTERSVVMSDGMVACDMPTEHLLADTSLLKKLRLVFD from the coding sequence ATGAACGCCACACCGGCCATCGACATCAAAGACGTTTTCTACACCTACCCCGACGGATCGGAGGCCCTCAGGGGCGTAAGCCTCCGGATCGACCCCGGTGAATCCGTGGCGGTCATGGGCGCCAACGGTGCGGGGAAATCCACGCTGATACTGACGCTTCCCGGTCTCGTCGAGGCAAGCGGAACCATTACCGTATCCGGTATACGACTCTCCAGAAAAACGGCCCGCGACATACGGAAAAAAATCGGTATTGTCTTTCAGAATCCCGAGGACCAGCTTTTCTGTCCCACGGTGTTTGACGACGTGGCCTTCGGCCCGAAGAATATGGGGCTTGACGATGACGCTGTGAATCTTCTGGTCACATCCGCCCTGTCATCCATGATGCTGGACGGATTCGACCATCGAAGCGCCCATCACCTCAGCTTCGGCGAAAAAAAGCGCGCGGCCATCGCGACGATACTCTCCATGGAGCCGGACATCATCGTTTTCGACGAGCCGACCGCGAATCTCGATCCCGAAGGCGTCTTTGAACTGAAGCGCATCATCAGATCTATCGAAAAGACCAAGCTGATCGTCACCCATGACATCACTCTTGCGGCAGCGCTGACGGAGAGATCTGTGGTCATGTCCGACGGTATGGTGGCATGCGACATGCCCACCGAACACTTATTGGCCGACACATCGCTTCTAAAAAAGCTTCGGCTGGTGTTTGACTGA
- a CDS encoding histone deacetylase family protein has translation MPKTKIIYHDRFLTDYPTASVERPERVKNIHAVLSENGYRFTKPAPATENDIARVHVPSLIDAERRDPGRFETALLSAGGAIMTAETAMTGTPAFGLIRPPGHHASPGSNWGFCFFNNMAVALTKLIDEGKINRAVVLDIDLHFGDGTDNFFSGRKYHGGEVTVINIQSSNRMEFLALCHQELKEAAPYDIIGVSAGFDTYIKDWGGTLMTEDYKTIGETVKEAAEKYASGRRFALLEGGYYLKDLGINAKSLIEGME, from the coding sequence ATGCCTAAAACAAAAATCATATATCATGATCGATTCCTCACCGATTACCCCACCGCCTCGGTGGAACGACCCGAGCGTGTCAAGAACATCCACGCGGTCCTTTCGGAAAACGGTTATCGATTCACAAAGCCTGCGCCCGCCACCGAAAACGACATCGCCCGGGTTCATGTTCCCTCCCTCATCGATGCGGAGCGGCGTGATCCGGGGCGGTTTGAAACGGCGCTCCTCTCAGCCGGGGGGGCGATCATGACCGCCGAGACCGCCATGACCGGAACCCCCGCCTTCGGCCTCATCCGACCGCCGGGACACCACGCGAGCCCCGGAAGCAACTGGGGATTTTGTTTCTTCAATAACATGGCCGTGGCGCTGACGAAGCTCATCGATGAGGGAAAAATCAATCGCGCCGTGGTCCTCGATATCGATCTCCATTTCGGCGACGGCACGGATAATTTCTTCTCCGGCAGAAAATACCACGGAGGGGAAGTAACGGTGATCAACATCCAGTCGTCCAACCGCATGGAGTTCCTCGCCCTGTGTCACCAGGAGCTGAAGGAGGCGGCCCCCTATGACATCATCGGCGTATCCGCCGGTTTCGATACCTATATAAAAGACTGGGGCGGCACCCTGATGACCGAGGACTACAAAACCATCGGTGAGACGGTGAAGGAGGCGGCGGAAAAATACGCCTCTGGACGGCGATTCGCCCTCCTCGAGGGGGGGTATTACCTGAAGGACCTGGGCATCAACGCCAAAAGCCTCATCGAGGGAATGGAATAA